A portion of the Leptospira broomii serovar Hurstbridge str. 5399 genome contains these proteins:
- the leuD gene encoding 3-isopropylmalate dehydratase small subunit: MKAWTKHTGIIAPLYRADIDTDQILPKQFMKKIERTGFGRHLFHDWRYSDPNGEIPNGEFILNKSDYAEASILLTGPNFGCGSSREHAPWALSDFGIRVIVAPSFADIFSINCPKNGIALVMLTEREIALLQKWVQSVPKATASVDLFERKIIFGETEAGFSLDENSVQRIRNGWDDIDLTLKDSRLLSKFEDRYFQERSYLTPFR, encoded by the coding sequence ATGAAGGCATGGACTAAACATACCGGGATAATCGCGCCTCTTTATAGAGCCGATATCGATACGGATCAAATTTTACCGAAACAATTCATGAAGAAGATAGAGCGAACGGGTTTCGGACGACACCTTTTTCACGATTGGAGATATTCGGATCCGAACGGTGAAATTCCGAACGGAGAATTCATATTAAATAAATCTGATTATGCAGAGGCAAGTATTCTACTTACCGGGCCGAATTTCGGGTGCGGCTCCAGTAGAGAGCATGCACCGTGGGCATTGTCGGATTTCGGAATTCGAGTGATTGTTGCTCCCTCGTTTGCGGATATTTTCTCCATAAATTGTCCGAAAAACGGAATCGCTTTAGTAATGTTAACGGAACGGGAAATTGCACTATTGCAAAAATGGGTGCAATCCGTTCCTAAAGCGACTGCGAGCGTAGACCTTTTCGAAAGAAAGATCATATTCGGCGAAACTGAAGCAGGATTTTCCTTGGATGAAAATTCGGTACAGAGAATTCGAAACGGATGGGATGATATCGATCTAACTCTGAAAGATTCCCGACTTCTTT
- the leuC gene encoding 3-isopropylmalate dehydratase large subunit, with amino-acid sequence MNPRTLYDKIWEQHLIVSGKDEESLLFVDRHLLHEVTSAQAFEALRNKGRKVKFPKLTLAVIDHNISTKDRRNKDAAGPVSRIQMDTIENNCREFGIELFGWENPDQGIVHVLAPELGFTLPGTVVVCGDSHTATHGAFGALAFGIGTSEVEHVLVTQTLRQRKAKSMLVKLNGKLGKGITSKDIVLALIGKIGTNGGQGYVLEYSGNAVKELSMDARMTLCNMSIEAGARAGLIAPDDTTFEYLNGKDFSPKGDAFVQALEYWKTLYSDSEEAFDKIVEMNVSQIEPQVTWGTNPSQTASISGVVPNPNSFTDINRKETAEKAIQYMGLSPEMKINEIQIDKVFIGSCTNSRIEDLRAAAILAKGRTVHPTVKAIVVPGSGRVKRQAESEGLDQIFLAAGFEWREPGCSLCLAMNDDILQEGERCASTSNRNFEGRQGRGGRTHLVSPTMAVGAAVTGKFTDVREWKEI; translated from the coding sequence ACCTGATAGTTTCCGGAAAAGACGAGGAATCCTTGCTCTTTGTGGACAGGCATTTGCTGCATGAAGTGACTTCCGCGCAAGCATTCGAGGCGTTACGCAATAAGGGAAGAAAAGTAAAATTCCCGAAGCTAACCCTTGCAGTGATCGACCATAATATTTCTACGAAAGACAGGCGAAATAAAGACGCTGCCGGTCCGGTTTCTAGGATTCAAATGGATACGATCGAAAACAACTGCCGGGAATTCGGAATCGAGTTATTCGGTTGGGAAAATCCCGATCAAGGGATCGTTCACGTTCTTGCTCCGGAGCTCGGCTTTACGTTACCCGGAACTGTAGTCGTTTGCGGCGATTCTCATACTGCTACGCACGGAGCCTTTGGAGCCCTCGCGTTTGGTATCGGAACCAGCGAGGTGGAGCACGTCTTGGTCACGCAAACTTTAAGGCAAAGAAAAGCCAAATCGATGCTGGTAAAACTTAACGGTAAATTGGGTAAAGGTATTACCTCCAAGGATATCGTACTAGCCCTCATCGGCAAAATCGGAACAAACGGAGGACAAGGTTACGTCTTGGAATATTCCGGAAACGCGGTAAAGGAACTTTCGATGGATGCGAGAATGACTCTTTGCAATATGAGCATCGAAGCCGGAGCCCGTGCAGGTTTAATCGCGCCGGACGATACAACATTCGAATATTTGAATGGAAAGGATTTCTCTCCTAAAGGCGACGCGTTCGTACAAGCACTTGAATACTGGAAAACCCTATATTCCGATTCGGAGGAAGCCTTCGATAAAATCGTAGAGATGAATGTTTCGCAAATCGAGCCTCAAGTCACTTGGGGAACGAATCCTTCTCAAACGGCCTCCATCTCCGGCGTCGTTCCGAATCCGAATTCCTTCACGGATATTAACCGAAAAGAAACGGCAGAGAAAGCGATTCAGTATATGGGTTTGAGTCCCGAAATGAAAATTAATGAAATCCAAATCGATAAAGTTTTTATCGGCTCTTGCACCAATTCTAGAATCGAAGACCTTAGGGCGGCCGCAATATTGGCGAAAGGCAGAACTGTCCACCCTACGGTGAAAGCGATCGTAGTTCCGGGATCGGGGCGAGTAAAGCGTCAAGCGGAGTCCGAAGGTTTGGATCAAATTTTCTTAGCCGCCGGTTTTGAATGGAGAGAACCGGGTTGCTCTCTTTGCTTAGCGATGAACGACGACATCCTGCAAGAAGGAGAACGATGTGCATCCACATCAAATCGAAATTTCGAAGGAAGACAAGGTCGAGGAGGACGCACGCATCTTGTTAGTCCGACGATGGCGGTCGGTGCCGCAGTCACCGGAAAATTTACGGACGTTCGGGAGTGGAAAGAAATATGA